ATCTTACAATAGCCTTCTACTGCGTAAAGAGTGTTGTACATTCAGCAATGGAGAATTTGTAAAGTCTGGGCTTGCAGAGCTAGAATTGTGGTGCGGCCAAGTCAATGAAGTAAGTTCCTACCTCACGTTTTCCTTCCGGAAAAAGTTTCTTTCGGCTCATTATATCATTCTTTGATTTTGCAGTATGCTGGGCCATCTTGGGATGAACTGAAACACATCAGACAAGCTGTTGGGTTCCTGGTATGTTTTACTCTTGTTTAATACTAACTTGTGGAACTcttgtttcttgaatcttcaaaaacGAATACTTCTCCTCTCGTAACTTATCAGGTTATCCACCAGAAGTACAGAGTATCATACGATGATATAGTACATGATCTTTGCCCGGTAAAGCTCCTTCTTAGTTTCTAGAAACACGTTTTTGCCTAGACTCCATACTTAATGGCTTTCTTGTTTCACTTTATTACAGATCCTTAGTGTCCAACAACTTTACCGGATATGCACATTATACTGGGACGACTGCTATAACACCCGAAGTGTGTCTCAAGAGGTAATATCGAGCATGCGTGCGCTCATGACAGAAGAATCCAACGATGCCGACAGCAATTCCTTCTTGTTGGATGATAATTCCAGGTAACTCGAATCATTTCTTAAAGATTAATATCAGTAGTAGAAACTAAAACCGGTTTATTGTTCGCAGCATTCCCTTCTCAATAGACGAGATTTCGAATTCGATGCACGAAAAAGACTTTGCGAGTGTCAAACCGGCCAAAGAGCTACTGGAAAACCCAGAATTCGTATTCTTGCACTAGTGAGAAGCTCGGATTCTAAAAAagctcttcctctgtttctttttagtCTGAGTGGGGGAGGGGTGCCTTCTTGaaccaaaaggaaagaagattACAAAAGTGTAAATTTTTACTTCTTGTGGGgttgtttctttcttgcaAAACCTCTGTGATTTCTCTCTCACCAattcattcatttatttatttgaccccatttcaaagttttttctccattttagACCCAAGATTATtatctggtttttttttttcacggCTCAAGTTCTACACGATGAAGAtcctttgttgttgttgtacaGAATTAATCTACTTAATTTGTTATAAACTTGCCCCAACTCTTTtcagtgatttttttttaaaaaatttgggaCTCAATCAAACTCCATTACACCTGGTGATATTGGTTTAAAACCAACGTTTCTGACTTCAACAGCCGAGATTCAAAGACTTCAAAaccttccaaaaaaaaacaaattcataacTGGTTCGGAAAGATAAATTGACAAACCCGAGAGAGATAGAGGAACACGAACGCTTATAGTCGATCGCAAATAGGCCTTTCACTTGAGGTGTCTGTCTCAAGTTCGAATTCTAAaagttttatggttttttttgtttaactgtGTTTTATGTTGGgccaaattgttttttgcttttaggCATTAAATTTAGTCGGGCCGGCCCTGCacataaaattaatatgatgAAATGTTTTGGGTTTGATACTTTGATTcatagaaaaagtaaattagtCTCTACTGatagtaatttaattaaatactagtatttcattattttgtaagaaattttagaaagggaaaaaaaaaaaaggttacgCGAAGGAAACCAAAAACCCTTTAGGGACTtggatagaaaaaaaaaaaccattttgtgCATCTTCTTCAAGCTGCGCCGCTTTCTCACTCTTTTTTATCTCTCAAATTTGACCTTCTCCGTTGTTCTTTCGCATCGCTCAGGTTCGTTTCGATCTCGAATTACATCTCCTACGGATTCAATATTTGTTCAACCTAATTGTTCCCATTTCTATCGCACGAAGATTAGTTCGGGGAATCTAATCGTaatcataatgtttttttagattgCGAATCGAAATTATTGTGATATTTAGGTAACGGAGCTCAGGTATAGAATCTGTGTGTCGACTTGATTAGGGCAGATGTAGAAAAACCTGAGAAGTAGTCTTTTTCAGATTAACTAGGGTTAGGGTTCTGATTTGATGCTCGGTTTTAAGCAGGAGCAGAAGCTTCAATCTTTGATAATGTCGAGGAACAAGGGTTTGGCTGAGCAAGATCTTAAAAAATTGGATGTAACTGTGCTACATCCTCTGTCTCCTGAGGTCATTTCTCGCCAGGCCACTATTAATATAGGTAACGCTTTTTTGAGTCTTTTATATAAGTTGATGTTGAAGAAACTGGCAGTTCCTATAAGCTAAAGATGATAGTGTTATGTTTCAGGAACCATTGGTCATGTCGCTCATGGAAAGTCCACTGTTGTTAAAGCTATTTCTGGTGTCCAggtaaaatttgattatgcGGTTTTCACAATTGTAATCCTAGAGGCTTTTCTAGCTTGCAGCGTTTGATCAATTGGAGTGGGTGAAGTGATTTCTATGGTTTCCTTATCTTCTCTGTACAGACTGTCcgttttaaaaatgaattggAGCGTAACATTACCATTAAGCTTGGATATGCAAACGCCAAGATTTACAAATGTGAGGATGAGAAATGCCCTAGACCAATGTGCTACAAGTGAGTCCTTCTTACAACAGTGTTTTTATCTTCTACTTCTACTATAAGGTTTGAGTCAAGGTCTAACAACTTATCTGTTGTATTAGGGCCTACGGAAGTGGAAAGGAAGACACTCCCAATTGTGATGTCCCCGGATTTGAAAACTCCAAGATGAAACTATTGAGGCATGTCTCATTCGTTGATTGCCCGGTATGATGAGTTTTACCGTTATCTTTATTCTTCATTAATTACCATTTTCATTTGATAGTATAAGTGTATAACCATTTCATGTGTCAATGAGCTGTTCGTTTATTGTGTATTATCGATGTTGTTGTGCTCCACCTGCATGATTTTGGGTCTCTCATTTAATTGGGTGAAGGGCTTAAAGAGTGAGGGTTGATGGAGAAGTATTCATTGATGTTTccatcttttgcttttcttatCTCTACTTCATTCTTGTTGAATGTATTCTTGTTCTATTCTTCAGGGTCACGATATTCTCATGGCAACAATGCTTAATGGAGCAGCCATCATGGATGGTGCACTACTTTTAATCGCTGCAAATGAAACTTGTCCACAACCACAAACGTCTGAACATCTTGCTGCCGTTGAGATTATGCAACTTAAGCATATCATCATCCTTCAGAACAAGATTGATCTTATTCAAGAGAATGTTGCCATTAATCAGCACGAGGCAATTCAGAAATTTATAATGGTTAGGTTTTCTTATCTCTTAAGGATCTGTTGTAGCATTCTCATTTCGTCACTTGGTTAAGCTAAGTATTGAAGAACTTGGTTCTAAAATTTCTTTCACATCCTGTTGCAGAACACTGTTGCTGATGCTGCTCCGATCGTCCCTGTCTCAGCACAACTGAAATACAACATTGATGTGGTGTGCGAGTACATTGTCAAGAAGATCCCAATCCCTGAGAGGAATTTTGTGTCACCCCCAAATATGATAGTGATTCGGTCTTTTGATGTCAACAAACCTGGTTATGAGGTTGATGAGATCAAAGGTGGAGTTGCAGGTGGAAGTATCCTACGGGTAtctattctctctctctccctttctctTGTTGTGCCTCTTAAGTACATCAAGCTTTATATGGTGTAATCAGTATCTCTTAACTACATGTATATTGTAGGGTGTTTTGAGAGTCAACCAATTAATCGAAATCCGACCTGGTATCGTTACCAAAGACGAGCGTGGCAACTCAAAATGCACTCCAATTTACTCTCGCATCATTTCACTCTACGCGGAACAGAACGAGCTTCAGTTTGCTGTTCCTGGAGGTCTAATAGGAGTTGGAACAACAATGGACCCAACTCTCACTCGTGCAGATCGATTAGTTGGTCAAGTCCTTGGTGAAATCGGTTCACTTCCTGATGTATTTGTTGAACTCGAGGTATAAACAACTCCTCACAACCATACTCTTCAGTCTTTATGGTCCTAATGGGTCTCTTAGTGtattttctccttttaatTTGTGGTTATGTAAAATCTGTAGGTGAACTTCTTTCTTCTACGACGTTTGTTGGGAGTGAGAACAAAGGGATCAGAGAAACAAGGGAAAGTGTCAAAGCTAACGAAAGGAGAGATTCTGATGCTCAACATTGGTTCGATGTCCACTGGAGCCAAAGTTGTAGGAGTTAAAGTCGATCTGGCTAAACTGCAACTGACTGCGCCTGTTTGTACCAGCAAAGGAGAGAAAGTGGCTCTAAGCAGACGTGTGGAAAAGCATTGGCGTTTGATTGGTTGGGGTCAGATTCAAGCTGGAACCACCATCGAAGTTCCTCCTTCACCTTTCTAAGCTATGTGttatttttgtcctttttgtttgtgtttctgaaaaaaagattgttaaaCCCCtcaaaaagataataaaactctttttctcGTTGGGGGATTTTGGAGAGTTCGTCTTTGCGGATTAAACATCTTCAAACAGTACCTGATTTGTTATTGTTACTAGTTTGCTCTTTGTTATTGTTACTAGTTTGctctttgtttgtgtttttctcttagatattactaaattttgttgtctctctttttttttttgaaatttttgtcaGAGATACTCTGCTACTTGACTATACATACTTTCTTCAGAAAAGGAACAACTTCATTACTCATTAGGATCCGATCAAGTACGactttttataataaatacgaCTTTTTAGTCAAAATGTTCATGTCTTCTCTCTAAAGAACGTTATTTGTTTGCGATTTGAATTGAGTGTCTTGCCTTCCACTGTGTATATCCGTGCGAAAACTTATGTTACATAGACGGGACTGCAGAGGCAGCAAGTCTCCATTCGGCTCATCTGGAACTGTCTCAACAACACTTGCATTTGTGGTTCGCCTTCCCATTGAAATGAGAAGAATCGCTGACTGTGTTCCAAAGTGATGGGTTAACATGCCAACCTTTCATGCAGGGAAACAAGTTTAGTTACCTAGACTCCCGCAACAAATACTTGCACAAATTGAAACTCTGGAAGAAGATAAACCCGAATGGTACTTTCATCACGCACTTGCTCCACAATACCTTCTATTGGCTTGCCCTTCCACAGAGCCAAATTCTCTTCCACCAATAGCTTCCACTTTGTAATGGAGGCGCTCCTTCTTGAAGCGGGGAAAAAGCGTCCGCTCCAGGTTTTAAATTCCTTATGTGACCGTTAATCCTTAGgggaacaaaaaaaggaaataaagcCATCCAATTGAAAAAAGTGTTAAactcattttaaaaaacataataataattttcccgaaaatttaaaacttaaactttaaaaaaataagtaataatttaactAAAACTATGTTAATTAGAATTTGCCGTGTGAATCACGATGATACGAAGTAAATAAAAGTCTGactattattaaatttgatttactAACGTGTATTTGGTTAATCCAGTAGTTATACCGTGAAGCTTATGTAGCTTTATTTCTAGTCACGAATTAAAACATTAATCTATAGAATTAATTATGaccattaattatttttatgtggaaaataattagtcaaagaagaaggtgTGATACTTTTTGCATGTTAGAAATTAATGAACTTGTAACTACTTTGACTGAACATTCTTAATTTTGACCGGACGGTTAGTCGGTTACAACACTAACCATACTTAACGGcttattattgttgttatactatatatctaatggccatatatatatataacgcTAAAGCTGTTCTCgttttttaagagaaaaacaaaactcggGAGTTTCATGTGGCCTCATGTGTTTTCTGCTTCTCTTAGTATAAACTTAAGTCACTGATTTATTTCTTGGTGAAGTAGTTAATTAACTAACAGTTGACAAATCAACTAACTTATAGATAATACTCTTATCTTAAAACAatgaattaattaattaactaaatcatttaattcgaaatcaaatattttgccACATTCCCAACGATTGTGATTCACTGGCCAATTAAAAATGTATCTAAAAATGCAATTATTTGCTCAGAATAGACCGTTTGATCATTAGCGATCAATCTCTAACTCAAATACTACGTATTAGCTTGATTATCAACGTGTGTACGTATCGATTTGTAGATACATGCATTATAAAATACTACTTTCACATATGTTTTGACTTTCTAGTTGAGGAATTCGAGCAGTGGTTAAGGCAAAATTCatgataaataattaatcatGTCACATGCATTACCCTAAACTTACTGCATCATTAATTAAATCCCACTAGAACTCTATTTTACAAGAATATAATGTTCTTAGAAACCAGTTTAGAATTAACAAGTAACTTTTATTCTACTTATCTCATTTCTTAGAATGAGATTTCTAATTATTAGTAagaacataatttatttaatatatacactGTGAGCAGCTTTTGGGTAAGAGTCATgtgaacatatatatgtcCTTGTTGCAAATTTGATCTTAACCACCACAATTATACAGCTATACTATTATATAggtttaatatataattaaataaaataaaacaaagaaagggaTAATTTTCACAAAGATCAATACAAAAGCCTTTTGGAGTATCTCCGAGGGGTCCCTTTTTAGAGAGACGATCACTGAACCTaaccaaaaaacttaaaaataataatgtatcTATATACAAAGACACTATTATAGTACTCTTCtgcttttaaaataaattatgcaaCACTATACATTGGctcatataaaattattgctGACGTACCACCAACCTCAAATCCTGATGGATGAATTACACTCATAAATAACTATTATTAGCAAcgttatatatttatagtattaTCGATAGTTGTTGTTTACAACGGAATTCACTAGCacgatctttttttttttttttgttaaatggcTTTTTTCACTAGCCCGATTTACTTGCTTTTTTCtctacaaaataattttttgtctGTACATACAAAGCTGTGGGAGAAGAATGTATGTCGGCGTATATAGTTAGTGAAATTCTCCACTATTTCGAATTTATAATTTACGTctacttttcattttataactCATATTTTACGTACGCTTGATTCCATATTCTCGaataatcaaacaattttATATCATGACAACAATACATATGAACTTTACGACATGAGAATTTTATACGAGGAGAAACGGGTCAGTACGTAGAACTTGCATTACgacatacaaatatacaatatgTAAATAGCTGCAAATAATACAGCCAAATCGtgtaaatatttatagatatttactttttgatctaagtctttatatataatttcatattcGGATGAATGAAACTCTAATTACTAAAACTAGTACTTACCTAATGGGAATACCGATTCGTGCACATGTCTATGTCATTTCCccatgaatatttttttcatctttgcTAATTTAAAGTTAGTGGATTACATCcatgcatgcatatatacTGTACTtcccaaaaatattatatgtgaCGAATTTTGAGGAATTCTACGAGTTTCTAGACCTAGGTACGTTTATGATCCATTTAATACTATGAATgctaattttattaacatatctttttattaggaacaaaaaaagttgttatACAATTGCATTTAAGGAAATGAGTGCCaacttttatttcattttttccaaTGAAAGTCTTCAACTAAATTTAGTGTATTCCAATTTCCATGTAAgtgatattaatatttttaataagatCCACTAAAGTATAATCAAGTATTCAAGTGGGGTAAAAGATGTAACAAACTTCCAACTATTCCCTTTGGAGATTATACAAATGTTCTCAGGGAGTGGAAATTGATATAAAACTTGAAATTGCTTAAAAGGACAAAAGAGAATGATATAGttgcaaaaataataaaaagatagctgcaataataaaattaagaaagttGCAAATTGATTTGATGTGGTTAGGTAGTCGGCGGGTgagtaaaaaattaaaaagtggGCCAACAAAATTAGGACCCGCTCTTGACTCATCATCACCTTCTCCACGTGGTTTAGTATTTGTCAGCATGACGTGCCACGTGGATTTATAAGACCAATGATTGAATTAACTCGGAGATATTAAATGATTTCTATAGGTTAGTAATTAACCTATTGGCTTATTTTTAAGTGGAGATAGTTGGcataaactaaaacaaacaagttattcaaactctcttttatttggccatagaaaataacaatcataTATGGTGGAGGGAATATTAGTTTGTCATAgttttgcccaaaaaaaataaaaagtttgtcaaatttattatataaatccAATATAAATGAGAAGAGTTTGAATAATCTGtcttaagaaaaaaggttagtcttaaagtaaaaataaaagtaaaaggaaACACTCTCTAGTTTCTCTACAATGGTCGTTTAGGTTCCACACTTAGagcttaattttattttattttcatacgTTTTTAACactttattttagtttaaccGCATTTTATGAAACTAAATTTAGCAATTTGCATGTCAGGTTGAGTTTACCATATAATTCAATCACCACGAAGAAAATAACATCTCAAATTCTAATTTCGATCAACAAATCTAAAAAACCTATCAGTATCACACGTACGTACTATTAAGACTCATCAATTTCATTCGCGTGAGTATGATCATACTGAAGCTCATGGTACTGGACCATACGATCAATTTTTTGGATGATGCGTACATGTTATGTATCTATCATATCATTATCTTTTGGTCCACTCTCCAATTTATAACCCTTTCACATCACTAAAATTCAAGTAAATTTGGTAACGAAAACCGATGGGAATCAAAATTCATACTATCAATAATCAGATTatgaaatgataaaataatacaGCTTATAGTTAAGGATTATTGTGAGATTTACTCTAATCAAAGTCGCACTTTGCAATAAAAGAAtcgaatatttttatttttttatacaaaaaacgTAAAGAATGTTAAATTATTTCGCATTTTAAGCAAAAGCATATGACAAAAGTTAGGTCCTAACTAAAATATTGCATACAAATTATtcacattaataaaataatcaaatccatAGAACGCGCAAATCACATGCAGTCTCGTTATAACTCTTAACCCCTATATATAGACACTCCTCTTCTCACTCCAAATCCAAACCAATAGATCTCATTTCTCataatacaacaaaaactaaCATTCAACTTCACTACATATACTTTCAAATCGATCAAAACCCACCCTCAAAACATATACTTGCTTTCATTCAAAAACTCActcaagaaaatggagaataTGTTTAGACTCATGGCAAGTGAAGAATATTTCTCAGAGCGGCGATGTGTTTGGGTCAACGGTCCGGTTATCGTAGGAGCTGGTCCATCCGGTTTAGCTACAGCAGCTTGTCTACATGATCAAGGAGTCCCATTCGTTGTGGTCGAGAGATCAGATTGCATAGCGTCACTGTGGCAAAAACGAACCTACGATAGGCTCAAGCTTCACTTGCCCAAGAAATTCTGCCAATTACCGAAAATGCCCTTCCCGGATCACTACCCTGAATACCCAACGAAACGACAGTTCATCGATTACCTTGAGTCATACGCAAACCGGTTCGATATTAAACCGGAGTTTAATAAAAGCGTTGAGTCTGCTCGGTTTGATGAAACTAGCGGGCTATGGAGGGTTAGAACAACCTCAGACGGAGAGGAGATGGAATATATTTGCCGGTGGTTGGTGGTGGCGACGGGAGAAAACGCCGAACGTGTTGTCCCAGAGATTAATGGTCTTATGACGGAGTTTGACGGAGAAGTGATTCACGCTTGTGAGTATAAGTCCGGCGAGAAATTCAGAGGAAAGAGAGTTCTTGTCGTCGGATGTGGAAACTCAGGCATGGAAGTCTCTCTTGATCTTGCTAACCACAATGCAATTACTTCCATGGTCGTTAGAAGCTCggtaagcaaaacaaaactgatAATTCTGTTTTTAAACAAAGCATAACTTTTGTATGAAACTTTATAGCTAATAgtgttcttgtgttttttaatTCGACCAGGTTCATGTTTTACCGAGGGAGATTATGGGGAAATCAACATTTGGAATCtcagtgatgatgatgaagtggCTACCTTTATGGCTCGTAGACAAGCTTCTGCTTATCTTATCGTGGTTGGTTCTAGGGAGCTTATCAAACTATGGGCTTAAAAGGCCTGACATCGGCCCAATGGAGCTTAAAAGCATGACAGGAAAGACGCCGGTTCTTGACATCGGTGCTCTGGAGAAGATAAAATCCGGCGACGTAGAAATTGTACCTGCAATCAAACAGTTCTCGCGTCACCACGTGGAGCTCGTAGATGGTCAGAAGCTAGATATCGACGCTGTGGTTCTCGCCACCGGTTATCGTAGCAACGTCCCTTCTTGGCTTCAGGAAAGTGAGTTCTTTTCGAAAAATGGGTTTCCGAAATCGCCGTTTCCAAACGCGTGGAA
This sequence is a window from Arabidopsis thaliana chromosome 1 sequence. Protein-coding genes within it:
- the EIF2 GAMMA gene encoding eukaryotic translation initiation factor 2 gamma subunit, whose protein sequence is MSRNKGLAEQDLKKLDVTVLHPLSPEVISRQATINIGTIGHVAHGKSTVVKAISGVQTVRFKNELERNITIKLGYANAKIYKCEDEKCPRPMCYKAYGSGKEDTPNCDVPGFENSKMKLLRHVSFVDCPGHDILMATMLNGAAIMDGALLLIAANETCPQPQTSEHLAAVEIMQLKHIIILQNKIDLIQENVAINQHEAIQKFIMNTVADAAPIVPVSAQLKYNIDVVCEYIVKKIPIPERNFVSPPNMIVIRSFDVNKPGYEVDEIKGGVAGGSILRGVLRVNQLIEIRPGIVTKDERGNSKCTPIYSRIISLYAEQNELQFAVPGGLIGVGTTMDPTLTRADRLVGQVLGEIGSLPDVFVELEVNFFLLRRLLGVRTKGSEKQGKVSKLTKGEILMLNIGSMSTGAKVVGVKVDLAKLQLTAPVCTSKGEKVALSRRVEKHWRLIGWGQIQAGTTIEVPPSPF
- the YUC9 gene encoding YUCCA 9 (YUCCA 9 (YUC9); FUNCTIONS IN: NADP or NADPH binding, oxidoreductase activity, monooxygenase activity, FAD binding, flavin-containing monooxygenase activity; INVOLVED IN: oxidation reduction; EXPRESSED IN: root; CONTAINS InterPro DOMAIN/s: Pyridine nucleotide-disulphide oxidoreductase, class-II (InterPro:IPR000103), FAD-dependent pyridine nucleotide-disulphide oxidoreductase (InterPro:IPR013027), Flavin-containing monooxygenase-like (InterPro:IPR020946); BEST Arabidopsis thaliana protein match is: Flavin-binding monooxygenase family protein (TAIR:AT5G43890.1); Has 11871 Blast hits to 11852 proteins in 1762 species: Archae - 17; Bacteria - 7034; Metazoa - 796; Fungi - 1508; Plants - 659; Viruses - 0; Other Eukaryotes - 1857 (source: NCBI BLink).), which gives rise to MENMFRLMASEEYFSERRCVWVNGPVIVGAGPSGLATAACLHDQGVPFVVVERSDCIASLWQKRTYDRLKLHLPKKFCQLPKMPFPDHYPEYPTKRQFIDYLESYANRFDIKPEFNKSVESARFDETSGLWRVRTTSDGEEMEYICRWLVVATGENAERVVPEINGLMTEFDGEVIHACEYKSGEKFRGKRVLVVGCGNSGMEVSLDLANHNAITSMVVRSSVHVLPREIMGKSTFGISVMMMKWLPLWLVDKLLLILSWLVLGSLSNYGLKRPDIGPMELKSMTGKTPVLDIGALEKIKSGDVEIVPAIKQFSRHHVELVDGQKLDIDAVVLATGYRSNVPSWLQESEFFSKNGFPKSPFPNAWKGKSGLYAAGFTRKGLAGASVDAVNIAQDIGNVWREETKRQKMRRNVGHRRCISVA